In Bacteroides cellulosilyticus, the genomic stretch TACCCGACCATGAAGAAGGAACCGCCACTGCAACTCTCGACCTCTCTGTCCTGAGAGAATTCAGACAAAAATTCCCCGCATGGAAAGATGCTGAATGTTTCCAAATTAAGAATTAATAATTAACAATTAAAGCACTATGGGACGAATGAAAGCTAAACACCGCATGGCTGACAGGTTATTCTTTCTGTTACTGACCATCTTAGTTTTTTCCTCTTGCGCAAACAGCAAAAAGGATATTGTTCCTTCTGCCGAGTATGCACCTTTTGTGAATGCATATACGGGAGGAGTTATCTCGCAAACTTCGAACATACGTATAGAACTGACGCAAGATCAGCCTATGGTAGATTTGAACAATGAACTGAAAGAAAATCCGTTTAGCTTCTCCCCGTCCCTGAAAGGTAAAGCGTATTGGATCAGCAACAATACGATTGAATTCGTTCCTGAACCAGGAACTTTAAAGCCGGGAGAGTTCTATGAAGGTACGTTCCAATTAGGCAGGTTTGTAGAAGTGGACAGTCGCCTGAAAGAATTCAAATTCTCTTTCAGAGTACAGGAACCCAATTTCACACTGTATATCGAACCACTGACAACCATCGACATAGATAGCCATGGCGACTTGGTGACATTGAAAGGTGAAGTACGTTTCAGTGATGCCACTCCCAAAGAAGCAGTTGAGAAAATGCTCTCTGCCAAAGGCGGAAACGGGCAAAGCTATCCGGTCAGTATCACTCCGACAGATCATCCGACGCGTTATCAGTTTGAAATAGCCGGTGTCATTCGCGCAGCGGAAGACTACCAGCTGGAAATCACCGCCAACGGCAGTCCTGCAGGAATCGACCGTAAACTGACAGAAAACGTACTGATCCCTGCCAAGAATGATTTCCGTTTCCTCTCTGCCAAACGCATTGACGAACCGGAGAATGGAATTGAAATAGTATTCTCCGATCCTGTTTCTACTACACAAGACCTGAACGGATTGATTGAAATCCCCGAAGTAGCATCTTCCATATTTCAAGTGGAGAATAATAAAGTATATGTCTACTTTGAAGCCAACCAACTGAGCAAACTGACTTTGAAGATACACGAAGGAGTGAAAAACAGCCGGGATAAATCACTCGGAACATCACACTCCATCGCATTCAGCGAACTGAATCTGAAACCACAAGTGAGCATGTCTACATCAGCCGCTATCCTGCCCAACTCCAAAAGTTTGATCATCCCTTTCCGGGCAGTCAATCTCTATGCGGTAGATTTAAGTGTAATCCGTATTTTTGAAAACAATGTACTGATGTTCATGCAGACCAATACGCTCTCATCAGCCAGTGAACTGCGTCGCTCCGGACGATTGGTTTATCAGAACACATTGTGGCTGAGCAAGGACAGTACAAAAGACGTGCACCGATGGGAAGATTATTCGATAGACCTTGCCGGACTGATTCGGCAAGAACCGGGTGCTATCTACCGTGTCATACTTTCTTTCCGGCAAGAATACTCAGCCTATCCTTGCAGCGGAACAGAAAAACAAGAGATGAGCTTTGCAGACAATACTGCTTCAGAGGGATTGACGAAAGTCAGCGGAAGTAGTACTTTCGAAGAAAATGAAGCTGAATGGGATACACCGGAAACTTATTTCTACTATAATGGTAATGTAAAGATGGACTGGAGCCAGTATAACTGGCGGGAACGCAATAATCCTTGTCATGCCTCCTACTATATGGACTCTGACCGGGCAGCATCGTGCAACGTATTTGCCTCCAATGTAGGAATGATTGTAAAACGGAATTCACTGAACAAGCTGTGGATTGCCGTAAGCAACATCTTGGATACCAAACCAATGGAGAAAGCGAAAGTGACCGTTTATAACTTCCAGTTGCAAGCCATAGGAACCGGTGAAACCAATAGTGAAGGATTTACGGAAATCACTCCGAAAGGTGTTCCTTTCATTGTGGTGGCCGAAGTAGAGAAACAGAAAGCTTATGTTCGTGTGGCAGATGGTGAAGAACAATCTGTCAGCCGGTTCGATGTAGGCGGAAAAGATATTCAGAAAGGATTGAAAGGGTTCGTCTATGGCGAAAGAGGGGTATGGCGACCGGGAGATACGCTGCATGTAAGCTTTATTATGGAAGACCGTGAAAAAAGAATTCCGGATAAACACCCTGTAGCATTGGAATTGTATAATCCGAGAGGACAATTCTATACCAAAATGATTTCCACGCAAGGTGTAAACGGTTTCTACACATTTGACCTGCCGACACGTCCGGAAGACCCAACGGGATTATGGAACGCTTACGTCAAAGTAGGCGGAACCGCTTTCCACAAAAGCCTTCGCATAGAAACTGTGAAACCAAACCGCCTGAAAATTAATCTGAAACTACCGGAGAAAGTAATCCAGGCTTCTACCAAAGAAATGCCGGTAATGCTTACTTCCACATGGCTGACAGGCGCCACCGCTTCACGGTTGAAAACCAAAGTGGAAATGTCCCTGTCAAAAGTAAATACGCAATTCAAGAACTACGGGCAATACATATTCAATAATCCGGCTACCGAATTTACAACTGTAAAAAACGATGTATTCGACGGAACACTGGATGCGGAAGGAAAAGCTAACTTTATGTTGAAACTCCCGGCTGCCACCAATGCTCCGGGAATGCTGAATGCAACCTTAACCAGCCGTGTATTCGAACCGGGAGGAGACGCCAGTATTTACACGCAAAGCATTCCATTCTCTCCATTCTCATCTTATGTAGGCATTAATCTGAACCAGCCGAAAGGAAAATACATCGAGACCGACCGGGATCATGTATTCGACATTGTCACCGTAAATGCGGAAGGACAATTAGTGAACCGCTCCAATCTGGAATATAAGATTTACCGTATCTCCTGGAGCTGGTGGTGGGAGAACCGGGACGAATCATTCGGAACTTATGTCAACAGTAGTTCCATCACTCCCGTAGCCAGTGGCAATATACAGACTACAGGCGGAAAGGCAACCTTTAAATTCCGGGTAAACTATCCGGACTGGGGACGTTACCTGGTTTATGTGAAAGATAAGGAAAGTGGGCATGCCACCGGCGGAACTGTTTATATAGACTGGCCGGATTGGCGCGGACGTTCAAGCAAGACGGACCCCAGCGGCATTAAAATGCTCGCTTTCTCTCTGGATAAAGACTCGTATGAAATAGGTGAAACAGCAACAGCCATCATTCCTGCCGCTGCGGGAGGACGTGCACTGGTAGCCCTGGAAAACGGTTCAACCGTTCTGCAACGTGAATGGATTGAAGTTTCCAACAATGGAGATACAAAGTATTCTTTCAAAGTGACTCCGGAAATGGCTCCGAACGTTTACCTGCACATCAGCCTGTTGCAACCTCATGCACAGACGGTGAACGATTTGCCGATACGTATGTACGGTGTGGTTCCGGTATTGGTGACTAATAAACAAACTATACTGCAACCGCAAATTAAAATGCCGGAAGTGCTGCGGCCGGAAACGGACTTCACCGTTACCGTCAGCGAAAAGAACGGCAAGCAGATGACATACACATTGGCCATTGTAGATGACGGATTACTCGACCTGACTAATTTCAAGACTCCCGATCCGTGGAATGAATTCTATGCCCGCGAAGCATTGGGCATCCGCACCTGGGATATGTATGACGATGTACTCGGAGCATCTGCCGGACGCTACAGCTCATTGTTCAGTACGGGTGGCGACGAGACATTGAAACCGTCCGATGCAAAAGCGAACCGCTTCAAGCCGGTAGTGAAATTTATCGGTCCGTTCTATCTGGATAAAGGAAAACAGAAGACGCACACGCTGAAACTACCGATGTACGTAGGTTCTGTACGTACGATGGTGGTAGCGGGGCAAGACGGAGCTTATGGAAAAGTGGAAAAGACTTCTTTCGTGCGGACACCATTGATGTTGTTGTCAACACTGCCCCGTGTGCTGAACACACAAGAAGAGATTACTGTCCCGGTAAATGTCTTTGCCATGGAGAAGGAAGTGAAGAATGTATCGGTATCCATCCAAGCTTCAGGTGGAGGTGTACAAGTGCTCGATCCCAATAAACAATCCATTACTTTCAGTCAACCAGGTGACCAACTCGTTTACTTTAAAATAAAGACCGAAAATAAAACAGGAAAAGCAACGATACATATCACTGCCAGCGGTGGCAGTCAGCAGGCGAAAGAGACCATTGAAATCGAAGTCCGAAACCCGAATCCGGCAGTGACCTTCCGTAACAGCCAATGGGTGGAAAAAGGAGAAAGTGTAACACTTCCTTATTCATTGAATGGTGCTACTCCAGCAAATAGCCGTATGCTGCTGGAAGTCTCACGTATTCCTTCGGTAGATATCAGCCGCAGGTTCGACTACCTGTATAATTATCAGCATCATTGCACGGAACAGCTGACTTCCAAAGCTCTGCCGCTATTGTTCGTCAGCCAGTTTAAAGCAGTGGATGAGGAAGAAACTCAAAAGATTAAGGCCAACGTACAGGAAGCGATACGGCAACTCTACGCACGCCAGCTTCCGAACGGCGGTTTTGTTTACTGGCCGGGAAATGCCAGTGCTGATGAGTGGATTACTTCTTATGCGGGCATGTTCCTTGTATTGGCGCAGGAGAAAGGCTACGCTGTCAACTCGAATGTACTGAATAAGTGGAAACGCTTCCAACGTGCTGCTGCCCAGAACTGGCGGATGCCGGATCAGGATGACAGTTGGGGTTACTGGCAAACGGGAGTGCAACAAGCATACAGATTGTACACACTGGCATTAGCCGGTGCACCTGAGCAGGGTGCCATGAACCGGATGAAAGAACAAGCTAACCTGCCTCTACAAGCCAAATGGAGACTGGCAGCCGCTTATGCCCTGACAGGTAAGATGAAACCGGCTGAGGAACTGGTATTTAAGGCAGAAACCACCGTTGCCCCTTATTCCTCACAGAACTACATCTATGGTTCGTATGATCGTGACGAAGCTATGATATTGGAAACTTTACTCCTGATGAACCGCGACCAGGCGGCATTGCAACAGGCGAAAAAGGTATCCAAGAATCTGGCCGAAGAGAATTGGTTCAGTACACAGTCCACAGCTTTCTCATTGATGGCGATGGGACGCCTGGCTGAGAAGCTTTCAGGTACTTTGGATTTCACCTGGACCTGGAACGGAAAGCAGCAACCCGTAGTGAAATCAGCCAAGGCTGTATTTACAAAGGAACTGTCCACTTCACCGGCTTCGGGTAATATTATAGTAAAGAATGAAGGTAAAGGTGCATTAAGTGTGGATCTCATTACACGCACGCAATTACTTAATGATACGTTACCCGCAATATCCAATAACCTCCGCCTGGACGTAAAATATACGGATATGAACGGAGCGACAATATCCATAGATGATATCAAGCAAGGAACAGACTTTATGGCAGTCATCACTGTAGGTAATATCAGTGGAACCACTGCTTACAGCAATTTAGCATTGACACATATCCTGCCGTCAGGTTGGGAAATTTACAATGACCGGTTAATGACTCCGGAAGCGACGCCTACCCGTGAGTATACCTACCAGGATATTCGTGACGACCGCGTGCTGACTTACTTCGACTTGCGTCGCAGCGAACTGAAAAAGTTCACCATAAGACTGCAAGCTACATATGCAGGTAATTTCATTCTGCCGGCTATCCAGTGCGAAGCCATGTATGACGGTTCGGCACAGGCACGAACCAAGGCGGGAAGAACGACTGTCAGCCGTTAAGTTCATTTCATGGGGACTAAGATTATAAAGTACTTCAAACAACTGTCTATCACCAGAAAAGTAATACTCATACTTATTACAATTCTGGTGATAGCCTATATCTTTTGCCTCCCCCGGCAACTTTTCCATGTGCCCTACTCCACCGTCGTCACTGACCGGAACGGTGAATTACTGGGCGCACGCATTGCATCCGACGGCCAATGGCGCTTTCCACCCCGGACCACTACTCCGGAGAAAATAAAGCAATGCCTCATCACTTTCGAAGACAGGCATTTCTATCACCATTGGGGAGTCAATCCTGTCTCCATTGGCAGAGCCGCCTACCAAAACCTAAAGA encodes the following:
- a CDS encoding alpha-2-macroglobulin family protein, which translates into the protein MGRMKAKHRMADRLFFLLLTILVFSSCANSKKDIVPSAEYAPFVNAYTGGVISQTSNIRIELTQDQPMVDLNNELKENPFSFSPSLKGKAYWISNNTIEFVPEPGTLKPGEFYEGTFQLGRFVEVDSRLKEFKFSFRVQEPNFTLYIEPLTTIDIDSHGDLVTLKGEVRFSDATPKEAVEKMLSAKGGNGQSYPVSITPTDHPTRYQFEIAGVIRAAEDYQLEITANGSPAGIDRKLTENVLIPAKNDFRFLSAKRIDEPENGIEIVFSDPVSTTQDLNGLIEIPEVASSIFQVENNKVYVYFEANQLSKLTLKIHEGVKNSRDKSLGTSHSIAFSELNLKPQVSMSTSAAILPNSKSLIIPFRAVNLYAVDLSVIRIFENNVLMFMQTNTLSSASELRRSGRLVYQNTLWLSKDSTKDVHRWEDYSIDLAGLIRQEPGAIYRVILSFRQEYSAYPCSGTEKQEMSFADNTASEGLTKVSGSSTFEENEAEWDTPETYFYYNGNVKMDWSQYNWRERNNPCHASYYMDSDRAASCNVFASNVGMIVKRNSLNKLWIAVSNILDTKPMEKAKVTVYNFQLQAIGTGETNSEGFTEITPKGVPFIVVAEVEKQKAYVRVADGEEQSVSRFDVGGKDIQKGLKGFVYGERGVWRPGDTLHVSFIMEDREKRIPDKHPVALELYNPRGQFYTKMISTQGVNGFYTFDLPTRPEDPTGLWNAYVKVGGTAFHKSLRIETVKPNRLKINLKLPEKVIQASTKEMPVMLTSTWLTGATASRLKTKVEMSLSKVNTQFKNYGQYIFNNPATEFTTVKNDVFDGTLDAEGKANFMLKLPAATNAPGMLNATLTSRVFEPGGDASIYTQSIPFSPFSSYVGINLNQPKGKYIETDRDHVFDIVTVNAEGQLVNRSNLEYKIYRISWSWWWENRDESFGTYVNSSSITPVASGNIQTTGGKATFKFRVNYPDWGRYLVYVKDKESGHATGGTVYIDWPDWRGRSSKTDPSGIKMLAFSLDKDSYEIGETATAIIPAAAGGRALVALENGSTVLQREWIEVSNNGDTKYSFKVTPEMAPNVYLHISLLQPHAQTVNDLPIRMYGVVPVLVTNKQTILQPQIKMPEVLRPETDFTVTVSEKNGKQMTYTLAIVDDGLLDLTNFKTPDPWNEFYAREALGIRTWDMYDDVLGASAGRYSSLFSTGGDETLKPSDAKANRFKPVVKFIGPFYLDKGKQKTHTLKLPMYVGSVRTMVVAGQDGAYGKVEKTSFVRTPLMLLSTLPRVLNTQEEITVPVNVFAMEKEVKNVSVSIQASGGGVQVLDPNKQSITFSQPGDQLVYFKIKTENKTGKATIHITASGGSQQAKETIEIEVRNPNPAVTFRNSQWVEKGESVTLPYSLNGATPANSRMLLEVSRIPSVDISRRFDYLYNYQHHCTEQLTSKALPLLFVSQFKAVDEEETQKIKANVQEAIRQLYARQLPNGGFVYWPGNASADEWITSYAGMFLVLAQEKGYAVNSNVLNKWKRFQRAAAQNWRMPDQDDSWGYWQTGVQQAYRLYTLALAGAPEQGAMNRMKEQANLPLQAKWRLAAAYALTGKMKPAEELVFKAETTVAPYSSQNYIYGSYDRDEAMILETLLLMNRDQAALQQAKKVSKNLAEENWFSTQSTAFSLMAMGRLAEKLSGTLDFTWTWNGKQQPVVKSAKAVFTKELSTSPASGNIIVKNEGKGALSVDLITRTQLLNDTLPAISNNLRLDVKYTDMNGATISIDDIKQGTDFMAVITVGNISGTTAYSNLALTHILPSGWEIYNDRLMTPEATPTREYTYQDIRDDRVLTYFDLRRSELKKFTIRLQATYAGNFILPAIQCEAMYDGSAQARTKAGRTTVSR